A segment of the Mercurialis annua linkage group LG4, ddMerAnnu1.2, whole genome shotgun sequence genome:
agtgattttttgtttttaattgaaaaGGAGGGAGCAGTTATGGAAAGATTTAAATTCTCCATTAGTGATTTGCTGCTGAACGTTTATACAATTTAAACTATAGCTCATGCAACAATAGTTGTGACACGTCATTTGTAAATAAATCAATGAAATATTCTCAATGTTATAATTTGTattgttaaaaattaataaaaaaaaaattcaatatcgCAAACACTCATTGTCATTGGCTTGTTATATAAATGACGTGACACAACTGTTAAAAATGTTCCATGACAGAGGCTAAATTATACACAAAATCGAACTGTAATATTTGGACTAAATACTATTGAGTATAAAGGGTTGCGGTTTGATCGGGCAATAattcttatttttcatttaattagttttaatagaTTTACTGgttatttacatattattttgtattttccgTTTTTTATTATGGTTTTTTCATCTctatttttatagaatttatattttcttatgtGGTTATGTGTTGCCCTTTATGAGGTTTgatattttcattatggatcTTATAATGCGATGGAGATCTGAATCGTATATGAtgatctttttttaatttcaatttaaatcatGTAAAGTTGATATATGGTTTATAAAATCTACTGAATGTAATGGACACATTTTTAAGATACATATCAAAAGAGTTCTGCTCAAAATAGCTGAAGAATAAAGATATAAATTCTCATAATTCAGATGAGCAATTCATATTAAAATTGTCCCAACTGCATATTGTGGTCATGATAAAGAGCACTTTCAATATAATGTCCAATTGAATTCATGCCAGTTCCCTGTAGAAGATATTGTAATATTTGGTCTAACAACCTGAATTTTTTGGTTTCATATTGCTATCATATGGAGTTCTTATCTCATTCATTCGTGCAATAATAATTGATCGTTTACTTATCTATTAATTTATTCACAAGGCTTGAGATTGTAATGTAATTTTTAGTGTTGCAGTAAGAGTTTTTTCAAAGGTTTTTTACACTGTCcgtgaattaaataaaatacatcgtttgatataataaaaagtgatggaaattaatagatttttgaaatttacCATCCtctgaaatattttatttgatttttcacCTAAAATGTGAAAATGTTCAAACTATTTCTTATATATAATGAacttttagaataaatttttattttcaaattatcaatataaattcattgattttaaattctatttatatatataacgggatttctaaatttattaattttatattttataatttttaaactcGTTCCTGTAAATTTCTTCCCTACTAGCATACTATAACAATCAGTCTACAATGAGCAAAATTTTACCAGCCCTTGACATATGAACAACAAAACTTGTCCTTAACGGGATAGTACTGAATTTCAATCTATTGATTTTGTTAAATCtatgaatttcaatttttttaaacaaacgGTCCAtgtatttgtttaaaaaaaggTTGCGCTTTGGCTAGCAactgtagtttttttttttgtagaaaacgCTTGATCAACAATTAATATGAGTACTGATGGATATCGAATTCTATTTTAGctacaatggagccgagtcgtaggagatccattctcagacgATACCGGAGTCCTGCCCGAAGGGCCAAAACAGACGGCTGAATCCATATGATCCGCCTCGACTGGAACACCATCTAACATGAATAATACAAAATTcatgaggactcggacaaaacGTGTCGGCACTGTTCGGACAGATTACTAGATCTACTAAATATTCTCGAATATCttacctatttggatacaaactccaacttaagaATATAACCTCTAagttaggaagacgagactatttaggaagacgtttctaaataggactcatgtctaaATAAAGGAATATAACTCCTAATCATGGTCAAACCCTACAAAATATAatggcttatccccttaaaaaaccctcaccttttacccccaattcgtttgcaccctcacattgcaaaaccactaaatataccaaaattacgacctttcactttcaattgcaccctcaagtattaaattgatctcttttcacttgaaaaaatatgtttatttttgttttaaataaaatattaagtcttattttaaaatatatgctaaatttaaagtattgatttgaacatttttcaagtgaaaagagatcaatttaatacttgagggtgcaattgaaagtgaaaggtcgtaatttgggtatatttggtggttttacaacgtgagggtgcaaacgaattgggggtaaaaggtggggggattttaagggaATAAGCCAAATATAATTAACCTTCCTATTAgaactctacaaggtatactatcatttactataaaaggagtttgaggtatgcctaaacacacaactataTTGATATACACAAAATTCTGCTTaagctcaatactgactttagcatcggaaaTTTAATCGGataaccaccgtccggttagattttaccctgttttgcaggccTAATtaccggatcagaaggcagactccatcaagtacaaattgattttttttcatttttgcttttgatgtatttttatataaaattttacttaattattatttttacttgtttgtttttgtaagttttaatatacttaaatttgtttaatttaaaacaaaatttcagTTCATTTTGTTAGATTctattaacttttatttatgtTGTTAAAACTCATAAATCAATATGAAATtgttcaaaaaacaaaaaccaataTGATGTATACACATCAAAATTCACGTATTAAAATTtgaatcgaatacgtaaatgaaatatgaaatttattgcaaaactaaataaatataatactaaATTCCGAAATAAAATAAGCCTCTACTATTCTACTGATGTTCTGTTATCGTATCGTTTAAATGTATTAACTTATTTAATCTTTGATCAAGTTGTACTATTTTATctctattaataaatttttaattattataaaaaaaatcaatcaattatcAATGTATACATGGCATTTATGATTTATCTACTTCAAAATAGGTAGGCTATAGTATTACTTTACTGAAAACACACTAAAACCATGTGGTTATCGTAGCATAATTAATGTTTGCACCAATAATGACGgtcacattttttttaaagacagattatatataaagataataaatcaaaattataatttaaattgtcaaaatatattataaattaaaattataaaaaacaaaaaacaaaaaataaaaacaaattgaacGCTATATAAtcgatttaaaaaaacaaaaaaataatagaaatacATTGATACAAATTTATCAGGTATAAATAAACAGGATGAATCAAATATTGAGAATTTTCTTGATATTAATTTCACCTTATAACTTATATTGATCAATTTACGTTGCTGTTAATATTACTTCAAACggtaatctaaaaaaaatttaaacctttaagaatttgaatttgaagaTAAACCCCGACAGCCGCATTTCTTCTTTTGCCAtgggaggtgatttttggccTTCCTGGGCAAAAAACCACCTCCCTAAATTCACAATTTagcttgtttttatttttattttttttcactattatcttaatttttctttttcaagtgttttaattttttttccaaacttTCTTGATTTCCAATTTGTAGCCTAATCCGTTTTTCGGTAACTTTATATTAAATACATGTATTCacatattaaattctattttttgttaaaaaatttaaataaaattctaacatttatatttttgtactTTGTAGACTAAAAATGACAAAACTGCTGAAAAACTAATTAGCGctacaaattgcaaaaataaaaaaaattaatcttattttataatgttttaaacattagataaatcattataaaagtaaaacgttaaatttaattttttaaatttttttttaatcaataagtCTTTCAATAGACTCCATAGTCTGTTCTACTGGTGGTTTGTAAGAACAGACACTCAGATGGTCTGTTCCTGTGAAGAACACACCACACCGGACCTATTCTCAGGCTCGTGTTGGATTTCGTGCAAGGGTTAGGTGATGGTTTCCGGAAAAAGCTCGCCAATTTTCGGtgtaaatttcaattaaattaaaattgattttaactgatttaattaaattttaatttgattaaattttatttagttaagTGAATTTCGattaaatttaacaaataatttaattaattaatttaattatgaacaAACACCAATAATTAGATGAAAAGCACAAAATTAATTCTGCTTGTAGAAAGtcgatttttaaatatttttatcttaaattttatttttatttaaatgaaaaaaaaacataaaaaatgtttaaaagaaattataaatataaaatctgTTAAACATTAAGAAtatttttgaaacattttcCTATGTACCATATCACCTGATTATGGATAGAAAGGTGttattgtttaataaaaaaattagagggtcaaattgtaccccaaaataaaaaaggattaaattgtactttcgAAAACCCCGAAAGTTTTATTTATACCTTATGCCAATAATCATAtattattgttaaattattaaatctaTGTAACTGAGATTCTTAAAGCACTGTGACAAATAAGTATGTATGCTAAATCTCGTCCACCATTTGAGAATCTATTTCAACTACGTACTGAACAAGTACACTGAACTGGTTATTATTGACAAAGACGAGCAAAAACACAGACACTGGACTAAGTGCCATCacaaaaacaaattacagaAACAAAAGGTCTCAAAAGGGTTTTGACTTCTTCATCTTTGAGTAGATTCCAGGCTCACCGATCATCTATACGTCCGACATCGTTGAAGCTTTGACCGCTCATATCATCAGTTGCTTTCAGAGTAGCAGCCACCTTTCCGGCCGGGGTTTCCTCAACCACCACCTCTTGTCGACCGGTGCCCCCGTGTTCGCGAGCTGCACGGGTCTCGTTTACAATGTCATGTGGCTGCGTAAGCTTTCCTTTGATCGAGTCTTTGATGGTTCCTAACCCTAGATTGCCGAAGATCGTCTCTTTCGCTCTGGTTCCCCTAATTAAAAAACCataaacaaaatgttttaaacttgaAGAACTTATTCCAGTAGCTGAAGTAAAAAATGAAGTGTAAAAAAGAAATACCTTTCAGCTTCAACTTCCTTGTCCTGTTTGTATGCTTCACCTTCCATTTTTAAGCCCTCCATTTTCCTCCTTGCTTCCTCTTCAGCTTCACTCAAGCTCTCctgtataatttaaataaactatgATAAACTTTGAAATAAATAACACCTAAAATTATGGCAGaactttatttaaattatggCTCATAAAACTGAAAGTAATAACTAACCTTGGTTGCTTCTGTACTCTCTTGTGTCTTCTCTTTGGCTTCTTCTTTCTTAGTAGTAAACAAGTCCATAGCTTTTCTTGCAGCGCCTTTAGCGGACTCGGTGAGCTCACCGAGTCTACTAGCAGCAGCATCTTTACCCTCTTTAGCTTTTTCAGCAGTATAATCCTTTGTTTCTTTTGCTTTCTCTTCTCCTTCTTCAGCTTTTTGGGCAGTATAATCCTTGGTCTCTGTCGCCTTCTCTGCCGTCTTATCCTTGGCCTCCCCCGCCTTCTCCGCGGCATAATTCTTATACTCTTCCGCCTTCTCCTTGGCGGATTCTCCCGTTTCTTTCGCCTTCTCAGCTGCACGATCCTTATACTCGCCTAGCTTCTCTTTGGTTGAATCCTTAGTTTCTTTCGCCTTCTCCGCATACTCTCCCAGCTTCCCCTTCGTCGATTCTTTAGCTTCCTCCGCCTTCTGCTTAGCGCTTTCCTTTGTTTCATCCAACTTCCTTGCAGCAGCATCCGTAGTCTCTTTCGACTTCTCAGTGGTGTACTCCTCATTCTCTTTCGCTTTCTCCGCTGCAGAATACGCAGTTTCTTTCGTTTTCTCTGCAGCTTCTTGGCTCTTTCCGACGACAGCTTCTTTGGCGTAGCCGTAAGTATCGGTAACTTTCTTCAACACGGAACCGATGACGCCTGGTCTTTCTTCTTGTTGCTGGGGATAATAATGTTCTCTCATCTCCCTGGCTCTGTCTTCATAGTCTCTCTGTCTGTTAGCGTCACTTATGTCTTGCGCTGCTTGCCATGCCTCGGTCTCGGCTTTCTGCTCCTTCTGTTGCCTTGAAGCCATGACTGTCGAGTTTGATCTTTAGAATTCGGGAAATTGTAATATTTTCACAGGTTAATTATTTTAGCTGTGTTCGGTTTTAATTAATGGGATTAAGCAGGAGTATATTGGAGTTTATATAGCTAAGAATATTGAGTATTGGGTTTGTGACACGTGGATATTATGGTTCTCGCAGTACTGCCACGTTGTAGACATGCTAATGAAGAGGTGGCAGTCGGTGTTTAGATGAGCTGTCCAAAATTTGGATTTGGGTTAGAATTTTCATCTTAAATTGTTTTTTGTGGTTGTTTTACACGTGTCCTGCcacgttattttatttttgaaagaagATCAATTCAACTCCTCAGTTTTGGCGAGATATGTTAAAAAggtcatttttaaataaaaaggatCAAAAACATACTCACGTGTTATTTTCGTATTAAAAAGCTCCTTCCACATTCTCAGCCCTTCAAATGAGATACACCCCCCATTTTGTTTTGGCAACCCCCCGtcttaaaatatgaaaagtttaaaataatttttaatattatttattttctaaatagttatttaattttttatttataattcatgtattcttaaattttttaaattaaattaatttttaaaggcTCAATGCCtgaaaaatcccgaccttttagtttcttttcaatcctatcctgacgttaaaaactggttaattttaccctattttgtatttttatatttcaattgtatcttgaaatattaaattgaattttttcgtttggaaaaaattaaaaaacatattctatgtttagcatatattaattgtatatgttgaaaatttatttagattaaactaaatcaattaaaaatttaaattaattttaatttgactatgattttagttagtttttaataataaaattatttatacttttttgaacagaaataaattttattttatttttaaatttaaaaattgtgaaaaattaaaaaaattaggttaaGTTCATCCCAACTGTGGGACTAAAGCTCATGTTATTCTGCTGGAGAGCTTGACAAACATACTGAGAGGCTCGGAATTGAAACGAAaagtacaaaataaaataaaattgaccagttttgaATGTTAAAATAGAATTGAAAATGGGCTAAAAGGTTGTTTGGTTTTGAAGTATTAggctatttttaaataaaatttaagtgattttttgtcaatttttaatttaatcaaattttttaaccaaatactccctccgttcttttttagttgtccatttagccaattttatttgtctacaaatagttgtccatttagtaatTTCATGTGATATctctaataaatgactctatgttttaatttaaaaggcatttattaactaatagggctatattagtatttttctttataaattgaGATAAAAGAAGCACTATCTTGATATGTgtaatattggctaaatggacaacttaaaaagaacggaggtagtactaattttaattgatttatttttcttctttccctcATTGAGGACCCGCTGCATCTGTTTGTCTGTTTTTCAcctcatttgtttacttttaatTCTGTTGAAAGTATATAATGCATTAtctatatttaataaactataattttttttatcaaaaaaaatatactataatgTTTACACAACTAtcaaaaattaccaaaatatcGGTAAACCACTTTCTCATGTAAACCAAACTGAAAGAACAACTGAAATCGAAAAAAATGAACCAGGCTGATAGGTTCTGTTCGattcaatttgaaaattaactttttaatattttcgttcggtttaatttaaaaagacaATTTTTCAGTTTGATTCGGTGCGGTTCAATCGAATCCACACCTTTAACCACGAGCTGTTTTTCCTTGAACTATTATTTTTCCaatttctaaaaatttcaaaaagcaaaaaaaacttataaattaaaaaggtatATTGGTAAAATTCAAACCGATTAACTGGATAAAAACtgcaaaaccaaaccgaaaaatgCGGTTAACCAATCCAAGAATTTAGatttagattataattttaaattttaaatttttatgattaatagtttaggtttaaattttgaaattttaaaaaccaCGGTTAACCGATTtatcaataatatatatttatatatatcaatttaaaaattaatttttaaaattttaattcgatttgatttaaataaagtaaaattttgatttgattcggtGCGGTTCAACGAAATACACACCTCTAAAAATTACAAACTGACAAATAATAGTTAGAGAAAAGATTATCAGAAGGTGAGGTGGATGAGAATTGATGAACACGGTAGGAAAAGTTGACTAAATATTCCtaaaagggaaaagggtcatttatgcccttaagaTTTGGCTTTAGGATCAAATAAGCCCTCAACGtacaaaaaggttcaaatatacccctaacgtcttagaaaatgaacaatcaggcccCCGATTTGGACAACCAGACCCCTAACGTTTCATTTATGCGTCAAAATTAGGGGCCTGGTTGTCAacattttaagacgttaggggcatatttgaacctttccggacgttgagggcttaatTGATCCTGAAGATAAACCATAGGggtataaatgacccttttcccttcctaaaaagtaaatatttggAAGAAGAGTAGTTTACTTATGCTTAATTTCCATTTTAGTCGAATATTCCTCTTTAGCATACACcttcttttcttatttaaatCAGGTTTATCATATCAATCTACTACTACTAACATTCTTTCTTCTCGCAAACTCACCACCTCTCGATTTGTGGAAACCCTAGCCGCTAATTCTTACGACAGTAAACCCTTTCGATTTTGTGTTTAGATAATATTTTCGTTACCTTTTTGATTGAGAGAGCAATGTCACGGTGCTATCCTTACCTGAGGAACGGCGAGGCCGTGAGCGAAACCATTCAGACGGACTTGAATAAACCATTAACTGATAAACTGAAGAGGAAGAAGGACAAAAAAGAGAAGAGATCTAAGATACAACACAAGAAATCCACTTCTTTGAGCAAACTGGAGAAGCGGAACGATGATGACGAACCTGAAAGAAGTGGCTTGACTGAGGAACATGGGCGACCTATCTGTCATCAGAGTCTTTCATCAGATAGTACTACTCGGAGCCTCAAGAAGAGAAAAAGTGACGACCTCGTGCATTCTGCTTCTATTGCCACCCAAAATAATGGGAATGTCATTCGAAGAATACCCTCTGAATCAAGTTCTGATGCACGTtctgaaaagaaagaaaaatcttCGCGACACCGCGTTTCCGGAGCGGAGAAGAAGCTATTAAAAGCAGAAGGTTTATACAAAAGGTTGTTTGGGGATTGGTCTGCACCACCTGTTGTTTATGATCAAAATGACTTTGATGATGAGAGTTGGCTTTCTGGAACGAGAACGCAAGATGTTCGCTGTGACAAGAGGATCAGAATTTCTCGCCATGAGGAACCAGGCCATGAAGCGTCTTCCTTTTGGCCCTGTGCTCGGAATCTACCGGAGGCTGATATCTATGCGTTACCCTATACTATTTTATTCTGATGCTTTATCGTGTTAGGCAGTCTTGGCTTTACTTATTGTTCAAATTAACTGATGTTTCTAAATCATGTTTAGTAGGTTGCACATTCGCTTAATTTGTTTGGCACAATACTTAACTcactaatataattatttaaattcccAACAAGATTTTTATGACATCTAGAGTTCGGCTAATTCTATTATTACTCTCATCAAAATGTTCACGCATTTTTCCGTTTATATGTCGATGACAAAAAAAGTCACAGGCAACAACAAAGGATTACATATCTTAAGAGTTTAGGCTTCTTGGAATAAATATCGATTGCATTTCACTCAGCCAAAATGCACACGAGACCTTTTTCTCAAAGCTCATTTGAAATCCTTAAAATGATTTCCTCACCCACCAATACAAAATATGTGTTTTCTCTTCAAAGTGACAAACTGCTGCATTACCCCTCTCGCTTCTGCAGCATCGCGGGTGCATTGCAAACTGGTGCATAAACCCCTCTCACTTTCGCAGCATcgagtttgcatttttttaaaatcccTATTctagtttgcattttttttaaatccaaactcTATTTTGCTCCATAGTCATATCTTACTTTTATGCCCGGAGACGGCGACTAGACTGAAGGTGAGTATGAATATCATTGCTCCATAGTCATATCTTACTTTTATGCTCGGTTTCATTCTGCAGTATGTTGCTGCTCCgcctgaaaaaaaaaagttaagattATGGAGCAATATAATAAGCCATTCTAGTACTAGTGTTTTCTGCCACATTTGATTGTTCATGCAAGTTGCCCACTTCCAAATGTTTTGGGAACACAGATAGAAAGCTGGGATATGTTCAATAAAGAAAATCTTGTACTCCctcgtcccgtttaagaagggacatatcccatttttaaTTGTCCCATCTAAAaaggccatatcgtgttttctgtgccaatttatattgaacttccactttaaccctttaattatttcaatatgcattaaatgcaactcaatttacaatacatATATTCTATTATTAGAAGAAGCCATATTAATTAATAGGGGTAGACATGACAAAATGaaatattgtcttattttattaatatttgtgcaaaattcatttgtcccttcttaaacgggacggagggagtaattgaGATCCAGCATAAATGCATTTTTTGTTTAACTGTTTTTTGACCATTTCTTTATTCTGTAGCCTCCAAAGTGTCATCTTGAGTGTGCCAATTTTTGTGCGAAAATTTAGAGTTTTTGGTTTTACTTCTCGTGACTTTTAATATACatcttaatattaatttagttagAATTTTTATCGGGATAAAAGATATTGATTATAGAATAAGTATAGTAGTAAGtgtaatataatattaattaaatttattatattacaCTAATGTTTTTAGAGTTATAATTAATGTTAAAGTAGTTAGAGTTTTGTTGAATCTAGAGTTgaataaaaaatgaaggataTAAAACGTGGGGAAACATGTAATTATAAAAActataatagtattttttttaatttttaatttttcatatacacatagttaaaaatatttatataatgtaaattataaaaaataaaataaaaatggatatttttaataaatttcatacaaataacatatcatt
Coding sequences within it:
- the LOC126676765 gene encoding late embryogenesis abundant protein ECP63, which gives rise to MASRQQKEQKAETEAWQAAQDISDANRQRDYEDRAREMREHYYPQQQEERPGVIGSVLKKVTDTYGYAKEAVVGKSQEAAEKTKETAYSAAEKAKENEEYTTEKSKETTDAAARKLDETKESAKQKAEEAKESTKGKLGEYAEKAKETKDSTKEKLGEYKDRAAEKAKETGESAKEKAEEYKNYAAEKAGEAKDKTAEKATETKDYTAQKAEEGEEKAKETKDYTAEKAKEGKDAAASRLGELTESAKGAARKAMDLFTTKKEEAKEKTQESTEATKESLSEAEEEARRKMEGLKMEGEAYKQDKEVEAERGTRAKETIFGNLGLGTIKDSIKGKLTQPHDIVNETRAAREHGGTGRQEVVVEETPAGKVAATLKATDDMSGQSFNDVGRIDDR
- the LOC126678922 gene encoding uncharacterized protein LOC126678922, whose protein sequence is MSRCYPYLRNGEAVSETIQTDLNKPLTDKLKRKKDKKEKRSKIQHKKSTSLSKLEKRNDDDEPERSGLTEEHGRPICHQSLSSDSTTRSLKKRKSDDLVHSASIATQNNGNVIRRIPSESSSDARSEKKEKSSRHRVSGAEKKLLKAEGLYKRLFGDWSAPPVVYDQNDFDDESWLSGTRTQDVRCDKRIRISRHEEPGHEASSFWPCARNLPEADIYALPYTILF